One region of Rattus norvegicus strain BN/NHsdMcwi chromosome 13, GRCr8, whole genome shotgun sequence genomic DNA includes:
- the Slamf6 gene encoding SLAM family member 6, which yields MAVSRAPAHDSARQRMVWLFPLVFCLGTGSDVPQSSSNPRLMNGILGESIVLPLELPAGKIASVIVWSHKEALQGTIMFIIQLKEPEKPNIINANREKEKRLNITQSYSLQLNNLTMADTGSYTAQITTEDTEPTIFRYTLRVFERLSNLEIANHTLLLENGTCQMYLACTVKNSNQTVSFEWQTTGNISLREPNVTISWDPRNSSNQTYICRAENAVSNLSVSVSTQSLCKDLTNQPWTKAQLTAIISIPMVVVIPVFLYMCIYLWKRRRGSLPLTRQHPDSSQSSDTPGSPGNTVYAQVSHPMQEMKIQNPIKNDSMTIYSIVNHSREPVSPRLNTLKDIK from the exons GGAGTGATGTTCCACAAAGCAGCTCAAACCCCCGACTCATGAATGGCATTCTAGGGGAGTCTATAGTTCTTCCTCTAGAGCTTCCAGCAGGAAAGATAGCCAGCGTCATCGTCTGGAGTCACAAAGAAGCATTGCAGGGCACTATAATGTTCATCATCCAACTAAAGGAGCCCGAAAAGCCAAATATCATTAACGCTAAtcgagagaaggagaagagactgAATATCACCCAGTCCTACTCCTTGCAACTCAACAACCTTACAATGGCCGACACGGGGTCATACACTGCACAGATAACCACAGAAGACACTGAACCGACCATCTTCAGATATACTCTGAGGGTCTTTG AACGACTAAGTAACTTAGAAATTGCCAACCATACTCTCCTGCTAGAGAATGGCACCTGCCAGATGTACCTGGCCTGCACTGTGAAAAATTCAAATCAGACTGTCTCATTCGAGTGGCAAACCACGGGAAACATCTCTTTAAGGGAACCAAATGTCACTATCTCTTGGGACCCGAGGAATTCCAGCAACCAGACTTACATCTGCAGAGCCGAGAATGCTGTCAGCAATTTGTCGGTCTCTGTCTCTACCCAGAGTCTCTGCAAAG ATTTAACTAATCAACCCTGGACTAAAGCACAGCTTACAGCTATAATTTCAATACCCATGGTTGTAGTTATTCCCGTCTTtctgtacatgtgcatatatctttggaagagaagaagag GTTCTCTTCCTCTGACTCGCCAACATCCAG ATTCCTCCCAGAGCTCAGATACTCCCGGCTCTCCTGGGAACACAGTGTATGCACAAGTCAGTCACCCGATGCAG gaaatgaaaatccaaaatcctataaaaaatgACTCCATGACAATTTACTCCATAGTTAATCACTCCAGAGAG CCCGTTTCTCCTAGGCTGAATACTCTTAAGGACATCAAGTAA